Proteins encoded in a region of the Stieleria neptunia genome:
- a CDS encoding DUF1552 domain-containing protein, which yields MNFRNLPRPSVLSRRTLIRGAGVSLCLPMLDAMKPAFASDSDGTHAKRFVGVSLALGLHNPNLVPETDGKNYKPSKYLEGLDDLRNDFTVVSGTSHPGVSGGHSAEGSIFSACPNARGSASRNTISLDQLMAKQLGDETRFPSLVLNTRSQTSPSYTQNGSMIPAENNAMRLFTTLFVDDTPAERERQAELIRRGRSIMDVVGEEAKRLQRKVGTGDRDKLDDWFTSVRELEQRMVANEAWTHRPKPQVDMEKPESIPRDTVGVAGIFLDIIRMAMMTDSTRFVTLHVPGDYHGLSHHGMDAGTIQRLASVEQGMIEQWARFLRTLKSNGLLDETMVLMTSNLGNASSHDTKNMPVLFAGGGFRHGQHLAFDQQNNYPLPNLFVNALQRLGIEHDSFATSTGTMTGLE from the coding sequence TTGAACTTCCGAAACCTGCCGCGACCGAGTGTCTTGTCTCGCCGTACGTTGATACGAGGCGCGGGTGTTTCACTGTGCTTGCCGATGCTAGACGCCATGAAACCGGCGTTTGCATCGGATTCCGATGGGACGCACGCCAAGCGATTTGTTGGCGTCAGCCTCGCGCTTGGCTTGCACAACCCCAACCTGGTGCCGGAAACCGACGGCAAGAACTACAAGCCGTCTAAATATCTGGAAGGCTTGGATGATTTGCGAAACGACTTCACCGTCGTCTCAGGCACTTCGCACCCGGGCGTTTCCGGAGGACACTCTGCCGAGGGCAGCATCTTTTCGGCCTGCCCCAACGCGCGTGGATCGGCATCGCGAAACACGATTTCCCTGGACCAGTTGATGGCCAAGCAGCTCGGTGACGAGACACGATTCCCGTCATTGGTCCTCAACACCAGATCTCAAACCAGCCCATCGTATACGCAGAACGGCTCGATGATTCCGGCTGAGAATAACGCGATGCGTTTATTCACGACGTTGTTTGTGGATGACACGCCAGCTGAGCGTGAGCGACAAGCTGAGCTCATTCGGCGCGGTCGCAGCATCATGGATGTGGTCGGAGAAGAGGCGAAGCGACTGCAACGAAAGGTGGGAACTGGCGATCGCGACAAGCTGGATGACTGGTTCACCAGCGTTCGCGAACTTGAGCAGCGAATGGTTGCCAACGAGGCCTGGACGCACCGCCCAAAGCCTCAAGTTGACATGGAGAAGCCGGAGTCCATCCCCCGGGACACTGTAGGCGTTGCAGGCATTTTCCTGGACATCATACGCATGGCAATGATGACTGATTCGACGCGATTCGTCACATTGCACGTCCCCGGGGATTACCACGGCCTTAGCCATCATGGAATGGATGCTGGTACCATTCAGCGACTCGCGTCGGTTGAGCAAGGGATGATCGAACAATGGGCCCGATTCCTGCGAACGCTGAAGTCCAACGGTTTGCTTGATGAGACAATGGTTCTAATGACATCGAATCTCGGAAACGCGTCGAGTCACGACACCAAGAACATGCCGGTTCTGTTTGCCGGAGGCGGATTCCGACACGGGCAACACTTGGCGTTCGACCAGCAGAACAATTATCCGCTGCCAAATCTCTTCGTGAACGCACTGCAACGGCTGGGAATCGAGCACGACTCGTTCGCCACCAGCACCGGAACAATGACGGGCCTTGAATAA